In Alphaproteobacteria bacterium, the following proteins share a genomic window:
- a CDS encoding YifB family Mg chelatase-like AAA ATPase: MVSKVSTVAFHGIETLSVTVEVQMSSGLPAFYVVGLGDKAVAESRERVRASFHHLGLSLPSKRITVNLAPADMQKEGSHYDLPIALGLMVFMNILDPLDVARFSAVGELGLDGTLAQVVGILPAAINASANNRGLICPQSGGREAAWAGDLPILAAPSLLSIINHFKGIQVLSPPEHSPFPSFNKTGMDMKDVKGQDIPKRALEIAASGGHNLLMIGPPGSGKSMLARRLPGILPPFEPMEALETTMIHSLAGLLPEEGLITERPFRDPHHSSSLVALVGGGARTKPGEISLAHNGVLFLDEFPEFARATLESLRQPLETGQIVVARANNHVTYPARIQLIAAMNPCRCGYFGDADRQCHKVPRCAGDYQGKISGPLMDRFDLVVSVQEVKATQLLEESDGESSHDVALRVAHARDLQKKRSTHPKGLTILNAVIDGEQLEDVVVLESDGRQLLSTAIDKMRLSARGYHRILRVSRTIADLDDSPSVCRHHIAEALRYRQSLSL; encoded by the coding sequence ATGGTTAGTAAGGTCTCGACGGTTGCATTTCACGGGATAGAAACGCTTTCTGTCACCGTAGAGGTGCAGATGTCATCCGGCCTGCCGGCATTTTATGTCGTCGGTTTAGGGGATAAAGCCGTTGCCGAATCAAGGGAGCGCGTCCGCGCCAGTTTTCATCACCTTGGTCTTAGTCTGCCATCCAAACGAATTACCGTCAACCTTGCGCCCGCTGACATGCAAAAGGAAGGGTCGCATTATGACCTGCCGATTGCTTTGGGCCTGATGGTATTTATGAATATCTTGGATCCATTAGATGTTGCCCGATTTTCAGCCGTGGGCGAATTGGGGCTTGATGGAACATTGGCGCAGGTGGTTGGCATATTGCCTGCTGCCATCAATGCATCGGCTAACAATCGTGGGTTAATCTGTCCCCAAAGTGGGGGGAGGGAAGCCGCCTGGGCCGGGGATCTGCCCATTCTGGCGGCGCCATCTTTATTGTCGATTATTAATCATTTCAAGGGGATTCAGGTCCTGTCCCCGCCGGAACATTCCCCCTTTCCGTCCTTTAACAAAACCGGTATGGATATGAAGGATGTCAAGGGGCAAGATATCCCCAAACGCGCACTAGAGATTGCCGCATCAGGCGGGCATAATCTTTTGATGATTGGTCCACCGGGTTCTGGTAAATCAATGCTGGCGCGACGATTGCCGGGTATATTGCCGCCGTTTGAACCCATGGAGGCGCTGGAAACCACCATGATTCATAGTCTGGCTGGATTATTGCCAGAGGAGGGGTTGATCACCGAACGCCCCTTTCGGGATCCCCATCATTCATCGTCGTTGGTTGCCTTGGTTGGGGGCGGGGCGCGCACAAAGCCGGGTGAAATTTCCCTGGCGCACAATGGTGTTTTGTTTTTGGATGAATTTCCCGAATTTGCCAGGGCCACGTTGGAATCGTTACGACAGCCCCTGGAGACCGGTCAAATTGTTGTGGCCCGTGCCAATAATCACGTGACCTATCCAGCAAGAATCCAATTGATTGCGGCCATGAATCCGTGTCGATGCGGATATTTCGGGGATGCTGATCGTCAATGTCATAAGGTTCCGCGGTGTGCTGGCGATTATCAAGGGAAAATATCAGGCCCCCTGATGGATCGTTTCGATTTGGTTGTGTCTGTGCAGGAAGTCAAGGCAACACAGTTATTGGAGGAAAGCGATGGCGAATCCAGTCATGATGTGGCGTTGCGCGTTGCCCATGCGCGGGATCTTCAGAAAAAGCGATCCACACATCCAAAGGGGCTGACGATCCTGAATGCCGTGATTGATGGTGAACAGCTCGAGGACGTGGTTGTGTTGGAATCGGACGGTCGGCAGCTTTTGTCAACCGCGATCGATAAAATGCGCCTGTCTGCCCGTGGGTATCATCGCATCCTTAGGGTTTCGCGGACGATTGCCGATCTGGATGACAGCCCTAGCGTTTGCCGCCATCACATTGCGGAGGCCCTTCGGTACCGTCAGAGTCTTTCATTGTAA
- the rplI gene encoding 50S ribosomal protein L9 — MQVILLERVEKLGQMGQVVTVKPGFARNFLLPKKKAIRATKSNLTYFDTQKVELEAQNLKRKEEATHVGSKMENVMVTVLRQASEVGHLFGSVRGRDISEGLSQAGYNVSKLQIELISPIKTLGIHTARVVLHPEVSIDVLVNVAQSEEEAVVQREAAAQKTAAK; from the coding sequence ATGCAGGTCATCTTATTGGAAAGAGTCGAGAAGCTAGGCCAAATGGGCCAAGTTGTAACTGTGAAGCCGGGCTTTGCTCGTAATTTTTTGTTACCCAAGAAAAAAGCAATCCGCGCAACAAAAAGCAATCTAACGTATTTCGATACGCAAAAGGTTGAGCTAGAGGCACAAAACCTAAAGCGCAAAGAAGAAGCCACACACGTTGGATCGAAAATGGAGAACGTGATGGTTACCGTTCTGCGTCAGGCCAGCGAAGTTGGGCATTTGTTCGGATCTGTTCGGGGTCGGGATATCAGCGAAGGGTTGTCACAGGCTGGTTACAATGTTAGCAAGTTGCAAATCGAATTGATTTCTCCGATCAAAACATTGGGAATTCATACAGCACGCGTTGTTTTACACCCAGAGGTCAGCATCGATGTTTTGGTGAACGTTGCTCAATCAGAAGAAGAAGCCGTCGTTCAACGCGAAGCTGCTGCACAAAAAACTGCTGCGAAATAA